In Aerococcus loyolae, a genomic segment contains:
- a CDS encoding uroporphyrinogen decarboxylase family protein — protein sequence MSKIERIKRIINKETTDYVPFSFKSHLPQVDHDPAAFAQALEEKVQQYDLDYVGLSSNGMFTVEDYVDEVDHSPVFKGGVSKVVKTPYQEPLDLKKLPSDLDINTASYQRELKSLTYLLDRIGDQVPVTVTSFSPLTILDKLTQGQAVKFIRSGEDELIHKTLENLTNVQIQYVQAALDLGASGIYLASQFISYDRVTAEEYLEFGKPYDLKILEAAKAGWFNSFHAHGTNIIFDLVKDYPIQVFNWHAFEALPTVEEVFQYTDFVLNCGVDRFSFNAFNRNVIRDQTYQIYKATQGQRLLLSPSCGTNSFFDPELIDYIKQVKEETDRVFNLRTKA from the coding sequence ATGAGTAAAATAGAACGAATCAAACGAATTATTAATAAAGAAACCACCGACTATGTCCCTTTTTCCTTTAAATCCCACCTGCCCCAAGTCGACCATGACCCGGCAGCATTTGCGCAAGCGCTCGAAGAGAAAGTGCAGCAATATGACTTGGATTATGTTGGGCTCAGCAGTAACGGGATGTTCACGGTGGAAGACTATGTGGATGAAGTCGACCACTCCCCCGTCTTTAAGGGCGGGGTATCCAAGGTGGTCAAAACCCCTTACCAAGAGCCATTGGATTTAAAAAAGTTGCCTAGTGACCTCGATATCAATACGGCGAGTTATCAGCGCGAGTTAAAATCGCTGACTTACTTACTCGATCGTATTGGGGACCAAGTGCCAGTCACAGTGACTTCCTTCAGTCCACTCACCATTCTCGACAAGCTGACTCAGGGTCAGGCGGTCAAATTTATCCGTAGTGGGGAAGACGAACTCATTCATAAAACCTTAGAAAACCTAACCAATGTACAAATTCAATATGTCCAAGCAGCCTTAGACTTGGGAGCTTCTGGGATCTACCTGGCTTCTCAGTTTATTAGCTATGACCGGGTGACCGCTGAAGAATATTTAGAATTTGGCAAGCCCTATGACTTAAAGATATTAGAAGCGGCTAAGGCCGGCTGGTTTAACAGCTTCCACGCCCATGGCACCAATATTATCTTCGACCTGGTTAAGGATTATCCCATTCAGGTCTTTAATTGGCATGCCTTTGAAGCCCTACCTACCGTAGAGGAAGTCTTCCAGTATACCGATTTCGTCCTTAATTGTGGTGTTGACCGCTTTAGCTTTAACGCCTTTAACCGGAATGTGATCCGTGACCAAACCTATCAAATCTATAAGGCGACCCAGGGGCAAAGATTATTACTCAGCCCCTCTTGTGGGACCAATAGTTTCTTTGATCCCGAGCTTATTGACTATATTAAGCAAGTGAAAGAAGAAACCGACCGCGTCTTTAATCTAAGGACTAAGGCTTAG